The genomic DNA ATACATACAAATAACCCAATGATCGTGTTCCCCCAAACATGCTTATCTTAGTCACATCACCATCAAGGGAACTGCATCCACTCAACATTGACATGGAGGACAACAGAAAACAGCAGACAAAGTGAGTATTCGCTGATAAAGTATTGCTTGCATTCCACATTGATTTATTGGTTTGTTGGTCATTCGGCACAATTGCAGGTTCTTAAAAACAATTGTTCTTTAAAAACACTCAATTATGTTGCTGGCTGCCTTTGCACGTAGGAGCAAGAGAACTTTGAGGTTTTCTGTGCATGTGCATGTtttgtgtgtatgcttgtgtatTTACCTATTTACTTTGTTTCAGGGGATGCAACTTGAGGTCCCGACTACAACGCAGATCTTCCCATGCCCCTAACACTGAACGGTAAATAGCCTAAGGATAGACTCTCCATATCCATGAGCCTTTCCTATCAGgacccatccaccatccacatTAACATCCAGTATATTGATCTGAAAATAACTGTCCTCCTCCTTTACAGACTTAGTACTGAGGAAATGATCCTGTGGTCCCAGTCTTTGGAGAGACTTCTCACATCAAAATGTAAGCATTTCATGTTCGTCAAAACAATGTTTAAACAGACAAAAGGAGGTTGAACCATTGAAGATATGATGATCATATGTCCATTTTCGTAGGTTTGCAGGTTTTAAAGCCTAGCTAAGTATGTCTTCTCATGCCCCTTTTAGATGGCATGGCAACATTTCAGGCCTTTCTGAAATCAGAGTTCAGCGATGAGAACATTGAATTCTGGCTGATCTGTGAAGACTACAAGAAGATTAAGTCCTCCTTCAGGCTGTCCTCCAGGGCCAAGAAGATCTACAAGACATACATTGAAGCTGAGGCTCCAAAAGAGGCATGTTGTACTCACAAACATAGTATAATACTTCACAAAAACATGTACATCTTTGATCACATATGTATCTACTTTTCATTGCCACATTTGCTTTGCATATGAGCACATCTGCTCCTTGTGTCCACTGAGTCTCATCAATTCCCTCTAAATCTCTCCAGATCAACATTGACCACAAGACCAGAGATCTCATCGGGCAGAATGTGAAGACGCCCTCCACAGTTTGCTTCGACGAGGCCCAGAGGATTGTGTACAGCCTGATGGAGAAAGACTCCTACCCCAGGTTCCTCAGATCCAACATCTACAGGACCTTATTGGACTCCGCATCAGACTGACTACATGAAGATGTGAATGAATACCGATGATAGAAACTGAACTGAGGCTTCCAACAATGGACTGCAATGTTTCACAGCCAGGGAGCTTCTACAAACAGGATTCATAAGAAGATGCTTCCGAGTGTGAATTATACTGGGTACAAATGTACGAGGCCTAAGGGAATGCTGGGAGGAACATACAGAAGTGACTGTGCTGGCAAGCCTTCTTGACATTTGTGTTTAGTCTATGTACTTTCACTTGAAAGAGGAACATACGTCACATAGAAGGGGACTAAAGAGATCATAGAAATATAATGTCGATTCTATTTCTACGACAGAGACATGGTGGTGTCAGGGGATTACCTTGCATGGCATGTTATTGCTAGGGACTTTCTGTGTCAATGTTCCGGGGATGTTTACTGTGTAGAATCTAAACAGTCTGGGCTGTAACTGTATGAAAAGGTATCTGCAGTTGCACAATAATCTGCAGGTCATCAGTTGAGTTATAAGGCATTTGATAAAATAATCTACTAAATGTGACTTTTTTT from Oncorhynchus keta strain PuntledgeMale-10-30-2019 chromosome 23, Oket_V2, whole genome shotgun sequence includes the following:
- the LOC118402330 gene encoding regulator of G-protein signaling 21-like; translated protein: MLILVTSPSRELHPLNIDMEDNRKQQTKGCNLRSRLQRRSSHAPNTERLSTEEMILWSQSLERLLTSKYGMATFQAFLKSEFSDENIEFWLICEDYKKIKSSFRLSSRAKKIYKTYIEAEAPKEINIDHKTRDLIGQNVKTPSTVCFDEAQRIVYSLMEKDSYPRFLRSNIYRTLLDSASD